TTATTTCTTCAATCGAAAGAACATCGTTATCGTTATCTCTTAGAGTAGCAAAATTTAAGGAAGACGACCAAAGATTCTGATTGGTATCATCATCCTTACAAATACGAAAGAGAGCAAAGTTTTTTGTCTTCACAATTATTCTGTCAAAACTTGGCGGCAACAGAGGTGAATTAAAGCAACAAGATACGCAAATTCAGAAGAATGCTCATGTCTGAATTGTACATCTGCTGCAACTAAGACGCACAAATTCCACAACTGAAGACAATTTTCGTCTAAATTTAAGCAAACTCATGTCTCTGCAACTTGCTTGACTTGAAAAAGTATCATTACAGATCCAAGTTGGGTAATGATAAATAATTAAGGAAACGCGGTCGGTTGGTCAGCCATGACGCAGAATGCACTACTGGCCCCATGATCAAttggcactttttttttcttcatattggAATAGGTTTGAGCCCACAAACACAGAATTTTCAACACCATTCTTATGTCTTTGTTCaagtaaatttttataattgtcaGAAACATCCAAGATCCTCCTAGTTTTTCcataaaatcttgaaaaatctAAAGAATCTTTTGATTCATTGCTGCCATCTTCTATACTGTGTGAGAGGAGAGACCCACTGCCCCGCTGAAGGCCAAAGCCCTCATTCAGCCCCTCGTTTCTGTAAGGTACAAGGCCGATTTTTAGTGTGTTGGGGTGCTAAAATGGATATTGGCCGATTACGGCCGCCGCCCTGTCCGTTGCGCCAACCCCCTCATGGACGGTTGCAGTCTTTCTTTCATGGAAAGGGGCTTCAAGCAGCCTTCTTTCTTCTCTATGAAACAGATAAATAACAGTCTTCCTGTTCTTCCTTGGGTTCACACTTTGGTACCTGGtcaagtatgagataataaaataaccAAATTGTGCACAAAAGAAAAGCTGCAAATCGGACTGACTTCTCCAAATTGGAatgactttttattttaaaatggttTTGATCATgaacttttatcttttttccacttttaAAGAACTTGGACTTGGGATGTTGGTTCTTGGTCTAGAAATAAAGAACTTGAGAGTTGCAGTAGTGGCATTGACTCTCTGTTTCACCAAATGCCTCAAGAATTGGTCTTGCACGGATCCTGgggaaaatcattcattcttgGCATTAATATAACATTCTAATCTTCAACGAaagcattgaaaaaaaaattctagagaTGCATTTTTTATGGAACACATGCAGGTGTGATGTAGCGATCATCATCACAGTCTTGGCATATAATTTTCGCAAAAAAAAGCAgcatcagaagaagaagaagaagaagaagaagaagaagaagaaaacaaatagcACCGTGATTGATTGGTTTTCGACTGGCCACTTGCTGTCTTTGACAAAACACAAAAGAGGGATTTTGAGTAATTTAGTAAGCGAGACTGTGGCTTGCTAAGAAAGAATACAATAATGCTGAGAATAATTCATCAATTAAGCAGTTGCATTCTAGCATCTTTGATCATCGGTCAGCTAAAATGCACCAACTAGAATGTCGAATTTGACTTCCTAGACACCACTGATTCATGTCTTAAATTGCGGCATGTTGGTGTGCCCCCTACaccaaaacacacacacacacacacatatatatatatatatatatatatatatatatatatatgaagagagagagagagtacagaTGTAGCTGGAATACATAAATCTATATGTTTGACAAAACGTGGCTGAAAATCCAACCAGTGGATTAGGTTCTTATAGCATAATCAACTTATGCTGTTAACTTTTTTAGTTTCTTGGTACCATTGCAGAATTCGATCTACGCATTCGACAAAGTCTTCCAACCTAAATGAAATTCTTCCacatcttgaaaaaaaaaaagtgccgaTGGCATAATCTACCCACAGAGTAATTCTTTTCATATTAAAGAAAAGCAAGCAGCAAAAGATTTCCAAGTATCAGAAAACGCCAATTCATGAAATCGAGGCATGCTGGAAAAGATCAAGCTTACTTATGACAAGTTTCAAAATGGGGTTAATTAAATATTATGTGCTTATGTTcgtaactttttctttcttttaacaaGAGTAGTTGTGGGAAATAATCTAACATTAATAACTTAATTTTACTAATTCATAgctttctctttcattaatcTTTCATTAAGTTAATAACTTTGATAGATTTTTTCCATTGTTAAAATCCTTCTACAATTGTTTTGGCAACCAGGACACTCCAACCTCCCACTACCAATATATAAAACAAAGCTTTTAAAAGAACAGTAATACGAGAATCATCTTCTGAACATTCTTCACTTTTGCTTTGTCAACGTTTGAAAGCCTTATTCACATACATGGTTTCACTATCTTCGCAGCACATGGTTTCCAAATTTATGAAGTTGCAAGCACCACAAGTTGACTGGAAATAGTTTTGTGTATATCAAATCAATGGTGGTTAAGGGCGTGTTTGATAGGTTGGACTTTTATACCAGAGGTGATATAAGATCTTGGGATCTTAAGTTCCAAGGTTTCGGATCCCGTGATTGATAGCGTGAAACAGAAAACTTTCATTTGGAAGAAGAATAACTTAataatttcctttcctttccctgaCCTCATATCCTTCATTTGGGGCATATTgaggatcttaaattcatggatatGAAATCTATAATTTGCCAAAATCATAAATTTGAGGTGGGCATCGCATAAGATCCCATTCTCATACTGCGATCCTGAATTATCAAACACCCTAATGGTTATACATTCTTATTCTCTTGTTGAGGAAATAGTGAAACATGAGTACCTATTTTGAATTATTAATCCAGTGTCACAATCTTTTTTGGAGCTTAatcaattttttactttattagATGGTGTTGACAAatggttttgagaaaaaaaaaatagcatttgCCTCAAGGAGCATAGTGTAGTTGGCCAAGCTAGGGGCTTGTAAGAAGGTAGGTTTCTAGTTTGATTCTCCTGGACACTATGTTCTTATGTCTTAAGGTGGTGGGTGCATCATTTAAGTTAAAGGGTGCACCATTGTTATCACTGACGCCGATGTAGCTCAGGACCCCAGAAACAGGAAGAATGGGGAGACCTTCACCGTTCGGACCTTGTTCCGAGCAGGCATTAAACAACTCCATATATATGGAAAAATTTTGGCAACTCTAGTGCTCCCAAAGATCAAGACACCAATGAAACCACAACACAAGTTCATTGCCAAAAACACCGCCACCTCTATCCGATTGGCTGGGCTTTGCTTCTCGATGTTGAGAGGCCATAAATGTCATATTGTTTGGCTCTGCTCGCCAGTGAGTCAAGTGATCTACTATGAATAAATTGGTGATGTGAAGTTGGACAGATCTTTACATGGGGCCAACTAGCGACCGATCTATCTTGGTTGGTTCCTCGTCATTAAAACTAAAATCCAAAACTAATACAGTAATTGAAATTCATTGATAACATCAATAAATTGACTTGCGAAAACAGATTGACAGGTTTATTGTTCAACGACcaagcaaaaaaatgtttcttgaATGTTGTCTCCTCAAAGCCTCATGGTCTCCACTGATCACCCCTTTCAAAATCATGCAGTTCATGTCAAAATCCATCGAGAATTGCATAGATCTTTAGGAGACCCACTTCTTTAACTTCACCAGAAACCCACTATTGTTGACCTGTATTGATAGATGAAAGTGGGTTGGAAGGAAGACCACAGTTCCACAGTGCTGcagaaaatgcttttttttttcatccccATCACATCAACACACTATATAATCATAAATATTGAGATTCTCTTTGATGAAACTGACACCCACTTGAAGTTTTTGGACTACATTTTCTTCCTCATGAGCATGTCCATAAATTGGTATCAGACATCCATTACTTTCTGCTTTAATTGAATTTCGCAGTGTGTACTTCATTGCATTGCCTTCATCATGCCTACATCATACATCCATTTATAGGGCACATATGAATTATTCATGATAGAAAGGTACCAAACTTTTGGTGCCATTTGGGAATATTGTCTTGCAGAGCAATGTCTTGTTCAATGTGGCAATAATTGTCATGAGGAAACCAAAGGGCCAGGCCTTGTGGCCTTCAAAAGTCAATTGTGGCATTTCCAAGTGGCATCAAAGTTTCTTTGTGGCTTGTAACTGTTTGGACTTTGTGTTGTGTTAGGGTACTCTTTGGAGTGTGATGGGGCCATTTTACTTGCCACAATTTGGCCATACTCAACAGCCATAAAAAAGAGGCCTGTCTATTTCCCTTCCCACTAAAGTGTATTGAGtcaaggctctctctctctcagcctcTCTCaaacttttgtgtgtgtgtatatatatatgtgtgtctgtgtgtgtgcgcgtgtgtgGGTGTGTTTATCGTTTGCGTGAAGACTAAAAAGCATGTTTAAGTTTGTAAAGTATgatcatggtttttttttttgtttactaaAGCAATACACTTCTTTGTGAAATATTGTTTAAGTTTTCTTTCACTTGCAGTTGGTTTAGTATGTCCCTTGTCTTTGATCAACCATGAATCTACCATGAATCAGTAGCAGTTGAGTGGGAATATAAGTATTTGCTAGGGATATGGGTACAGACTGATCTGATCTGAACAAGCTAAAAGCATGGAAATTGAATTTGGGTTGAGTTGGGTATGGCAAGAAAGGTTGATGTGCTCAAAACTATATCCAACCCATTTAAGCCCCTGACTAAGGGGGCTGTTTGTTTCTACTGCACATAGGATTGCCTTTCCTGCGAAGCTGTTTACACTGCAAGCAGAAACTATTTGATTCGATTTTCAGAAACAACCAGACCCTAAATTTTGCATAGGAAAACATTTCCCTGGGATGAGTTTGGGGAGAATTTCATTTTCGTGTAGAAACCCCAAATGCCTGCAAGGGAAAACATGGAAATTGATCATATTGGCATGAAGATTTGGAAATCATCACCAATTTTTTCACCTCAAACTTACTGTCTTCCTCTGCTTGGATGTTCAGGATCCCATGGCcaatttgtttcattcacaGATGTTAGAAATAGTGCCAAGAACTAAGAGCCTAGATGGTTAGAACATGGTTaggattttgatattttttttttttttttgctgaactCGAACAGATATTAGATTACATCAATATTAGCATTAGAGGCTAAGTCACCACTGGTTTCACTTTACAAAGTGGCCCAACCACAAGGACTCTTTATCCAGATTCTCTCTCATCAGTACACTGACAACTTAAGCATGGCTACATGTGGTAGGTTGATGGCTGACACAAACAGGTGGTGACCTGATCTCAGACTCTTAGTATCAATATcaaacatttgcatccataACAAGAACTGTTCCTCAAATTGTAGCTTTTGCAGAACAAAGACTCCTTGGATTTATtgtatgaaaattgaaaaagctCCTTCTACAGAATGTGGGAAAACAGCCCATGTTTCATGGAACAAATTTGCACTGCAAGAAGGTAATTTCACATTGCACTTCAACCAGTTCTAAAAGCAGCTGTTTGCTACATCTTCTGCTATCCTTATGATTTTCTATATCTGTTCCCTAGACTATAATTCAACCTCTCTTAGCATAGGCAACTGGTCATGAGTTCAACCCTCATTGTGAGCAGACTTATTTTTTTGTACCCTTCTGAAGGTCCTTGGGCCTCAAAGGCCATTCAGCCTGCATTCGATGGCCAGCCCATGACATTGCCAATAGCTTGGCATCTCCAtgcttcttcctccctcctccctcttaGAGCGACGGCCATTAGGGTTCAGTGCTGGTGGAGGTGGGTTCACTCGTCATCCAAAAGTGAAAGagcaaaaaaggaagagagagggaaaagataTAATGTAGGATAGCATGCACAGTAGATCAGACATAATACAAAACACAAAAGTACCTATGGGCGAttaaaaatatttgatgaaTGTAACTGCACTCTATATTATAAAGCGAAACACAGTGGTGTTACATCATGATATCACATTAATATGCAATTGGCTTTTCCTTAACcaggaagaaattttttttcatgaatccGTTGACAAAAACCAACTTGATAACAATGGGAACCACTAAAAACGAGTGAACCCCATCAGAATCCAGAAGcatatttcaaactttaattTGCCAATTAGTTATAGTAATCAACGTCTGGTGCCTCATCACTCCTGATGAATCACACTCATAGCGGAACCGACTTTAAGGCACCTTACTCcgttaatattttttaatttgccTGGACCTTGCATATAAAGCCCAAAAAAAGGAAACGACGCCACTTGGAATCGCGCTCCCCATGTTTGTCTTTATCACCGGTCCTGTACAAAGTTGATTTTGGAGTGCCGCTAAAACGACCTCCCACCTTCATAAATTGCAGGCTGCTGACTTTTTACGAGATGGGTCACCGAATATTCCCCGATTAATCACCATAACCCATTAAAAACCCTGTCAGTGGTTACACCAACCATCGTTCCCTAGCATTACAAAAGCAATTATTCCGGTAACCATCCACACTTGATGCCCCCGATGGCGACAGCCACACTTTCACTAGCAAATTGCCATAAAAAGTAGACATAATGAGACTACAAAAGGAAGACTCATACACTGGAAAGTAAGCTCATTGAGAGAAGTTTATGCATAAATAAACCGATTAAAGACATAAAGAACAACGGCGACACAGCACGTTGCCTGATAATCCTCCTAAATAAATAGCACGAGACGGACCTGGGGAGGGAAGGGTCTCATCTTTCAAGGCCTGAGATATTTCCCCAATATTATTTCTTATCTCCTATTGGTGGTCCACTGGGAGCTTCGCCGCTGGATTCAGCAAACGCGGTTAAGACTTTTGGAATTTAGACGCCACTCTTTTCCTGTTGAATCACTGAAAATATTTTCACGCCCACATGAGAATCTCTTGCTGAAACGCTAAACTCCATGACAAACGAAACTCTGAAACACTAAGACTAACTGTAAGATTCAAATGTCGCTCTTCTGTATCCTTATAGGTGCAGGGACCTAGTGCATACAGCAGGGTGGGTCCAAGCAAAGCGGCACGCGCCGCATCACATCAGCCCGAGTTCTTTCACttccattttcaacaatttcagaTACCTCAGAGCCTCGTCCAGGACATCCGCAGTATCCATTCTCTCGCCGCAGGGTAGGATTTCCCTCAGTGCTTCTATCATTTTCTGCACTCTCTCCTGCGTGTGGTCTGCATCAGCACTTGCAGAGATTGGATTCTGCTCACGTGCAGCAGTACCTGCAATGTCTCTTGAAGTTGCAGTGGACAATGTATCTGCCGAAGTGCTGCTTTGGTGCTCCCACGGGCTTCGACCTGTACtgacctcttcttcttcatcaacatCTTCATCGGAGCTCAGCAATGCGTCAATATCTCTTGTGTCTTCTTTGAAAGAACTTTCTTTGCTTTCACCATCGTTCTCGTGGAAGCAAGTGTTGTGGAGGCCTAAAGTTGCGATTCTATCTGAGAGTGAAGGATGGAACATCATTCTGCTCCTATAATCAGTTTGatcaaaaataatgaaattctTAGGGCAGTTGCTGCAAGCCTGAAATTCAACCGCGTGAACCGGATTCATTTGTTGCCCACAAATTATGTCTTCACCAGCAGCCACATTGCAAGCTGCAGGTTCTAACCCGTGACCCACAGCCATGTCTTGATTGCCCTCATATAGCTCAGGTGATAACCTTGGGAGGCGTTGTGCAGAGGAAGAGTCTCTGTTGGAGTACATATCATACCCACCATCCAGTACTCCAGGAAATTCATTAAAGCCCCACCCAGATCCATATTGAGGATGTGTGGAATTTGTGTTCCAGTCCATCCAAAACTAAACACAAGGAGGTAAAGCTGTCGCCAAATAAGAACAGAAAAACTGATGGTCGTACTGCTGAGCAAGAGGATGTTCACCTATTGTTCATAACCATTCTAATGCTtccattttcataattttgcaCCACCAGAAAGTCAATAAAAACAGATCTACCGTATAATGCTTTGCTCTACGTAACCGGCTTAAGCAAATGACGGAAATATTCAGCCTgtgaaaaaaggagagaaaatacTTAAGAGAGAACAAACTACAAGTGGATGGACTGCTGAACATAAGAAATTCACTTTGTTAGTTCGAGTCTTCAAATGAACAAAACATAGAAGACATTGAAAATCTAGCACAAACCCAAGGTTTGTGGAAAAACTCAGAGTCTGCCATTGCTGGTCCAGGGTACACTCCAACCAACATTGCCATAACCAATCAAACATCATACTGTAAAGGAACATTACCTGACAAATCTGAAGGGATTGGAAACATGCATTTACAATGACAATCATTATAAGATTCTTGACTTCCTTCTCTGTTTGGAATCTGTTTAAATTGACTATGATGTACATCATCACTTCCTCAGGTCCAATATCAATAACCAGGTAGAGGCTTGGGCACTTCGACTTGTGGAGATAAAATAACCTGGATATAACAATGATCAGTAATGCAACATAACTTTCAACATCAAAAAAGATCATGAAATCAACCAGCTTCCAGATTTCCTCACATTGAATTCCTGTAATGcagcaaaaaaaaggaaaacattgaAAGGCAACATAGATTACACAGTGTCCTCACAAATAATACAGTACCAGAGCCCAGTTCAAAGAGACAATAATGATGAGAGACAACATCAATAAAAACGACGAAAATTTATATGACAAAACAGGAAAAAGGGGATATGAGGAAACAAAAGCAAACCAGTAAGCAGCTTCGTGCGATGTAAGCACTATATCTAACAACATGCGATGTAAGCACTATATCTAACAACATGCGATGTAAGCATAATTCCTAACAATATGTCAACACACACACAACAGCAATGCAATTTGGAAACAAACACTTCAGAAGCTAATAACAATTTCATGGAATTTATGATTAAGTCCTCGTGAACAACAAAAATAGGAAGTTGATAACTTAATTGACATTAATGAAGCCGTCACACAACCTACCCCCTTAAAAAAGCCATCTGCAAAGGATGAAGATAATAAAAGCAAGTTTATTTAATGCTTTCCAACTTATGTTCTAGTGAACTGATCCCAAAGTAATGATAAAACAGAAAGCAATAAATTGGAAATCAAAATAAGGTGCGACAGAAATTCAGagtaaaaaaatcataagattTTACCAGGAAATTTAGACTTCTATAGTATAACACGAAAGATCACAAACAACCGAACCGAGCGGCGACTGAAACTCGTAAAGCAAGACAACCAAGGCATAGTGCTGAATTTTAGCTCCTCGTACTTCTTCTAAAGCACCATTCTGTTCAGGAAATGAGAaaccaaataaataaatcaaaaatTACCTTGCATGTTTCCAGGGACATTAAACcctaaaaaatatcatttcctGATATTCTTAAAGAGAAATTATATACACGACAGGCAAATAAATAAAGATGAATAACCTGAAGAGAAGAATGTATATAATACAGATGAAAAGTATCAGATATGAAGAACCATCTGAGACATGTAAAGAACGTGATAATACCCTTGGctatagaaaaagaaactttcaCAATCatatcaaaagaatgaaaacgaATGAATCCAATTCCTCGTAGTTAACAATTAAAACTAGGTTTTTAACGAAATCAGTATGAACTCTAAACCCCAAGGATTAAATTCCACAAGTAGTTATAGAAGGTCATGCCAGCTTTCGTACATGAATCTGGAAGGAAACGATGCTTTGGCGCACAATAGAGGAAAAGAACAGGTATATTAGAAGAAGGGTAACACGAGGCATTATTATACGAAAATAAGAGACAATATAGTCAACGATTAGTACGTTCATGCACCACCAAAACCTTTTacagaaaaaagttaaaagtggaAAACGTACAGAAACGGAGGAACTTAGAGAGCTAGTTTTCCTAGAAAAGTGGGGAGGAAcaaatgagaaagaaacaaacttttttgATTGCAGGTATACATACACAAGATCAGACAAAGAGAACTTAAATACTATgatgagatcaaattcagtgaCAAAATATTCCAAGGCAGCAAAAAACATCGGAGGTTTTAATCATTCTATATGgactataaaataaaatttaggtTCAGAAACTACACTTTAACGAGaaaaataatcataaaaaatagtaTACAACAAGACTGCACCAGGCTGTCCTTTTAAGTGTTCAAtcaatggaagaaaagaaaagatactCTAGCGAAAACgaaataacatatataacagTAAAAACGTACAACACAAAGCTAGGTTTTGTCCTTCTCTATCCGCTTTTTGTTATCAGCAGTGAAACCACCATAAGATTATATGGAATCGAGAAACGGTGAAAGTCCTTGGGAGAAAGGGCGATAACAAGTAACCCAAAGATTCAGAGAAGAACAACCATAAAAAACCCTTCTGAAGGCCCAATTCTCAATTGAGATCAGAAGGAATCCAAAATCCATCACACTCAATTAGAAAGTTGAAGCAAATCATCCGTTGGTTCACCGTAACCGCTATCAACAccaaaaaatcatccaaaaattcGATCTTTCACAAGAGAAAGAATTGTaatgaaccaaaagaaatgcaataaaTCAATCAAAAGCGATCAGATCCACGTCAAATCAGCGTATAAACTCCTAAACGCAACAGACGGTCAACCAAACCTTTGTATAAATCGGCCGAACGACGTTGCCGGGGAAAAGCGAGATGTTCCCGAGGACAAACCCGCGAATCGAAATGGGGAAAAAAACCCTAAAAGGACGAAATGCTGGACGAGAGAAAAGCGAAGCAAAGAATGAGCAAGGCGGGCGAGGTGGATCCTTATATAGGGGATCGCAGCGAACGACGCCTTTAACCCGAGACGAGGGTTCGAACCCGAGATCGGCTTAACCGTGGTTAGTCTGCGGGCATAAGTTTATGCCCTCGATGGACGTGTCTCCAACTGGCGAATCGTGGCCGTCCGATCATCACCAGACCTTTTCCCTTCTCGTCTCCCGCCAAAAGCGGGCACAATGTCGACCGTCCGATCTCACTCAGTCAGACTTTTGCAGAGGGCGTCAGACGTGCGAACCCTTCGGGTCGGGCATATCTGGTTGCGTACCCGAACCGAAACCTGATCACTCTGCGCTCAACTGGCGTGAGGCCTATTATCGGATTTGGATCTTCTTTAATTCGTATCCATATTAAATTAATTGCATATTACACGTGTCCATCAAAGTAAACAATCGCCTTTTCTCTAAATTGTGGGAGGAGcactttgattttaaaaacagACGTTGTGAATAATaaagtttgaatccaaattcatatttaaaacaatatataactaCGATATAGTGGCCGGTA
This window of the Nymphaea colorata isolate Beijing-Zhang1983 chromosome 2, ASM883128v2, whole genome shotgun sequence genome carries:
- the LOC116248036 gene encoding transcription factor bHLH144 — its product is MDWNTNSTHPQYGSGWGFNEFPGVLDGGYDMYSNRDSSSAQRLPRLSPELYEGNQDMAVGHGLEPAACNVAAGEDIICGQQMNPVHAVEFQACSNCPKNFIIFDQTDYRSRMMFHPSLSDRIATLGLHNTCFHENDGESKESSFKEDTRDIDALLSSDEDVDEEEEVSTGRSPWEHQSSTSADTLSTATSRDIAGTAAREQNPISASADADHTQERVQKMIEALREILPCGERMDTADVLDEALRYLKLLKMEVKELGLM